Proteins encoded together in one Vicinamibacterales bacterium window:
- a CDS encoding radical SAM protein, with translation PATWPEIEGLAFRKNGQVCATSPRRLIPDLDLLPFPLRDPKAATHRGVGIRSLAASRGCYYDCTFCSIHEFYRRAPGAIRRTRSPENVVQEMERLFCEFGVRIFIFQDDDFFARAPRDRQWAEGFLAALEARKLAGEIVWRVSCRVDDLDARLLGAMKAAGLSGVYVGVESGSERGLETFNKHYAPDDVDAALALLRDVGLPFEFGFMMFEPYSTMESVRQNIDFLKGVCQYGDPLVHFCKMSPYAGTAIARRLAAEGRLEGSIACPDYRFLDPRLDLLQAFYAQTFNFRNFDERGLVERLRFAKFDCGVVERLFAGAYDAKAYREAVSQLIRASNQSAVETMGLAARMIESRDLADIIDHWEVLEDLSREERLVEKRVSVALDRLMVEYGFEASPRADAPLTTCWPPADSAEEYA, from the coding sequence CCGGCCACGTGGCCGGAGATCGAAGGCCTGGCGTTCCGGAAGAACGGCCAGGTGTGCGCCACATCGCCCCGCCGTCTGATTCCCGACCTCGACCTCCTCCCATTCCCGCTTCGAGACCCGAAGGCAGCCACGCACCGCGGCGTCGGCATCCGCTCGCTCGCGGCCAGCAGGGGCTGTTACTACGACTGCACGTTCTGCAGCATCCACGAATTCTACCGGCGAGCTCCGGGAGCCATAAGGCGCACCCGCTCCCCCGAGAACGTCGTGCAGGAGATGGAGAGGCTCTTTTGCGAGTTCGGCGTCAGGATCTTCATCTTCCAGGATGACGATTTCTTCGCGCGTGCCCCTCGCGATCGTCAATGGGCCGAGGGGTTCCTGGCGGCGCTCGAGGCCCGAAAGTTGGCAGGCGAGATCGTCTGGCGCGTCTCGTGTCGCGTGGACGACCTGGACGCGCGGCTGCTGGGCGCGATGAAGGCAGCCGGACTGTCAGGAGTGTACGTTGGTGTCGAGTCGGGGAGCGAGCGGGGGCTCGAGACGTTCAACAAGCACTACGCGCCCGACGACGTGGACGCCGCGCTGGCGCTCCTGCGAGACGTGGGACTGCCGTTCGAGTTCGGCTTCATGATGTTCGAGCCCTACAGCACCATGGAGTCGGTGCGGCAGAACATCGACTTCCTGAAGGGGGTCTGCCAGTACGGCGACCCCCTGGTCCACTTCTGCAAGATGTCACCTTATGCGGGCACCGCGATCGCGCGGCGACTGGCGGCCGAAGGAAGGCTCGAAGGCTCGATCGCCTGCCCGGACTACCGGTTCCTCGACCCGCGCCTCGACCTCCTGCAGGCGTTCTACGCCCAGACCTTCAATTTCAGGAACTTCGACGAGCGGGGACTGGTCGAACGCCTGAGATTCGCGAAGTTCGACTGTGGCGTCGTCGAAAGACTGTTCGCGGGTGCGTACGACGCGAAGGCCTATCGCGAAGCGGTGTCCCAACTGATCCGCGCGAGCAACCAATCGGCCGTGGAGACCATGGGGCTTGCGGCACGCATGATTGAGTCGCGTGATCTGGCGGACATCATCGATCACTGGGAGGTCCTCGAAGACCTGTCCCGGGAAGAGCGGCTGGTCGAGAAGCGCGTGTCCGTGGCGCTGGATCGCCTGATGGTGGAGTACGGATTCGAAGCGTCACCCCGAGCGGATGCGCCACTGACGACGTGCTGGCCCCCGGCGGACTCGGCAGAGGAGTACGCGTGA
- a CDS encoding methyltransferase: MPFAFDTDPACCAAALARLAAIGFAEQTVRDRLGLEDINDLQAKALPIYRQEQIQERDLLASAIDLFLLQGQIPFSELDRLFGPPEQEALFNAGILARDGARVHAEATLYPVGQNLIFSDYAWPQLLKAGYSTVASDQVMYVGTDSRWLARATVRKPVGSALDLCCGSGVQALLAASHAEHVTAVDVNPRAVRCTAFNARAWRLSNLEAVQGDLYQAVRDRRFDLITANPPFVPAPAQEVGFRDGGPSGEEIQRRIVEGLPRHLAQGGIAQIVTELGERDEEPLERRLREWLDGAPMDIHILRLRLHSAKVYAIGHADGDDHTAILNSVGRWAANLEVQRYRSVRSVLLAFQWSKTPWCRVDDALPPQRDAGAEVEEVWLAERLSRSSELRTGLRTGRVERTGPIALLEARALGVQTPPTVQARLAGQAMPVEHALDLVERDLLTCLDQPVATADLVAAADRAALSEATVLDALVSLVRKGLIRLSSSA, translated from the coding sequence ATGCCGTTTGCCTTCGACACGGATCCTGCCTGCTGCGCCGCCGCCCTCGCACGGCTCGCCGCCATCGGGTTCGCGGAGCAGACCGTCCGTGACCGCCTCGGCCTGGAGGACATCAACGACCTCCAGGCCAAGGCCCTTCCCATCTACCGTCAGGAGCAGATCCAGGAGCGGGATCTCCTGGCCTCCGCCATCGATCTGTTCCTCCTCCAGGGCCAGATCCCGTTTTCTGAGCTGGACAGACTGTTCGGCCCGCCGGAACAGGAAGCCCTGTTCAACGCCGGCATCCTGGCGCGAGACGGCGCACGGGTGCACGCCGAGGCCACCCTCTATCCCGTCGGCCAGAACCTGATCTTCTCGGACTATGCGTGGCCGCAGTTGCTGAAGGCCGGCTACTCCACCGTCGCCAGCGATCAGGTCATGTATGTGGGCACCGACAGCCGATGGCTGGCCCGGGCCACGGTGCGCAAGCCTGTCGGCTCTGCCCTCGACCTCTGCTGTGGATCGGGAGTCCAGGCGCTCCTGGCGGCTTCCCATGCCGAACACGTCACGGCCGTGGACGTCAATCCACGAGCCGTCCGGTGCACGGCTTTCAATGCCAGGGCCTGGCGGCTGTCGAACCTCGAGGCCGTCCAGGGCGACCTCTATCAAGCGGTGCGCGACCGGCGGTTCGATCTCATCACGGCCAACCCGCCCTTCGTGCCGGCGCCCGCCCAGGAGGTGGGCTTCCGGGACGGGGGCCCCAGCGGCGAGGAGATTCAGCGACGCATCGTGGAAGGCCTTCCGCGGCATCTGGCCCAGGGAGGCATCGCCCAGATCGTCACGGAACTCGGAGAGCGCGATGAGGAACCGCTCGAGCGTCGCCTTCGCGAATGGCTGGACGGCGCTCCGATGGACATCCACATCCTGCGCCTGCGCCTCCACTCCGCCAAGGTCTACGCCATCGGGCACGCCGACGGGGACGATCACACGGCCATCCTGAACTCGGTGGGACGATGGGCCGCCAACCTCGAGGTTCAACGCTACCGCTCGGTCCGGTCCGTGCTCCTGGCCTTCCAGTGGAGCAAGACCCCCTGGTGCAGGGTCGACGACGCTCTGCCCCCTCAACGCGATGCGGGAGCGGAAGTGGAAGAAGTCTGGTTGGCCGAACGCCTCTCCAGGAGTTCCGAGCTGCGGACCGGCCTGCGGACGGGGCGGGTCGAGCGCACGGGCCCCATCGCCCTCCTGGAAGCCCGGGCCCTGGGCGTCCAGACGCCCCCCACGGTTCAAGCGCGCCTGGCCGGGCAGGCGATGCCGGTGGAGCACGCGTTGGACCTCGTGGAGCGGGATCTTCTCACGTGCCTCGACCAACCCGTGGCCACCGCCGATCTCGTCGCCGCCGCCGACCGGGCTGCCCTGTCCGAAGCAACCGTGCTGGACGCCCTCGTCTCCCTGGTGCGGAAAGGCCTCATCAGGCTGTCGTCCTCTGCGTGA
- a CDS encoding OmpA family protein: MANTRFVVALAGALLVGLTATSSAQQADAANCKDHPMFSRMKNFVINECKTAFDEQEVYLAEGSKTVEGRKTGISYSLVEGTQMPSPLQIRRNYGNAAKTLGGTVLYDQDRHLTARVVTKAGKEVWLRVEAFNEGRDYTVDVIEVEAMTQEVAASDMLDALNKNGFIALYINFDTGKADIKPESQATIAQIVTLLKDNPALRVSVEGHTDNVGTAAGNKTLSEQRAKSVVAAVVKGGIAAGRLGAVGWGQEKPVADNRSEEGRGKNRRVEIVKK, encoded by the coding sequence ATGGCGAACACTCGGTTCGTGGTGGCACTCGCGGGCGCCCTGTTGGTCGGCCTGACAGCCACCTCGTCGGCACAGCAGGCCGATGCGGCGAATTGCAAGGACCATCCAATGTTCTCGCGGATGAAGAACTTCGTCATCAACGAGTGCAAGACGGCCTTCGACGAACAGGAGGTCTACCTCGCCGAAGGCTCGAAGACGGTCGAGGGCCGGAAGACCGGGATCTCGTACTCCCTCGTCGAGGGCACCCAGATGCCGAGCCCACTGCAGATCCGGCGCAACTACGGCAACGCGGCCAAGACCCTCGGCGGGACGGTGCTCTACGATCAGGATCGCCACCTGACGGCCAGGGTCGTGACGAAAGCCGGCAAGGAAGTCTGGCTGCGCGTCGAAGCGTTCAACGAGGGCCGGGACTACACGGTGGATGTGATCGAAGTGGAGGCGATGACGCAGGAGGTGGCGGCGAGCGACATGCTCGACGCGCTCAACAAGAATGGCTTCATCGCGCTGTACATCAATTTCGACACCGGCAAGGCGGACATCAAGCCGGAGTCGCAGGCCACGATCGCGCAGATCGTCACGCTGCTGAAGGACAACCCGGCGCTGAGGGTCAGCGTCGAAGGCCACACGGACAACGTCGGCACGGCGGCCGGCAACAAGACGCTGAGCGAACAGCGCGCGAAGTCCGTGGTGGCGGCCGTCGTCAAGGGCGGGATCGCGGCAGGCCGGCTCGGTGCCGTGGGCTGGGGGCAGGAGAAGCCTGTAGCGGACAATCGCAGTGAAGAGGGCCGCGGGAAGAACCGCCGCGTCGAAATCGTGAAGAAATAG
- a CDS encoding glycosyltransferase, with translation MQPPTLVLVVPCYQEAARLRAPAFLDFSASHPNVSLLFVDDGSTDETWAALQRIVSVAPDRIAAIRLESNRGKAEAVRVGTIEAIARRPTLVGFWDADLATPLDAVDDFLAVTATRPDIEIVLGSRVMLMGRTIARTTLRHYLGRVFATAASLSLDLPVYDTQCGAKVFRATDAVAGLFATPFKSTWTFDVELLARYLNTPAEDGRPIRQARIYELTLRTWHDIPRSKLRLADGVRSMIELMAIWRARRAGRAA, from the coding sequence ATGCAGCCGCCCACTCTCGTGCTCGTCGTGCCGTGCTACCAGGAAGCCGCCAGGCTGCGCGCGCCGGCGTTTCTCGATTTCAGCGCGAGCCATCCGAACGTCTCCCTGCTCTTCGTGGACGACGGGAGCACCGACGAGACGTGGGCGGCGCTGCAGCGCATCGTGAGTGTCGCGCCAGACCGGATCGCCGCGATCCGGCTCGAGTCCAATCGCGGCAAGGCCGAGGCCGTCCGGGTCGGCACGATCGAGGCGATTGCCCGGCGGCCGACGCTGGTGGGCTTCTGGGACGCGGACCTCGCCACGCCGCTCGACGCGGTGGACGACTTTCTCGCGGTGACCGCAACCCGCCCGGACATCGAGATCGTCCTGGGGTCGCGCGTGATGCTCATGGGGCGGACCATCGCGCGAACGACGCTTCGTCACTACCTCGGACGCGTGTTCGCGACGGCCGCCTCCCTCTCGCTCGACCTTCCCGTCTACGACACCCAGTGCGGCGCCAAGGTATTTCGCGCCACCGACGCGGTCGCCGGCCTGTTCGCCACACCGTTCAAGAGCACGTGGACGTTCGATGTCGAGCTCCTCGCGCGCTATCTGAACACCCCGGCGGAGGACGGACGCCCCATCCGCCAGGCGCGCATCTACGAACTGACGCTACGGACCTGGCACGACATCCCGCGATCGAAGCTTCGCCTGGCGGACGGCGTCCGGTCGATGATCGAACTGATGGCAATCTGGCGCGCCCGCCGCGCTGGCCGGGCCGCCTGA
- a CDS encoding DUF1080 domain-containing protein — protein sequence MMTILAATAIGLLAVAASAQTNRRLDELRKWAVHDETRPMPPVVDPGPAGGPGPVPADAIVLFDGRDTSGWTTANGTPATWLVRDGYMEVVKKSGSIRTKRGFGDCQLHVEWAAPAAAIGTGQDRGNSGVFLMDTYEVQVLDSYDSKTYADGMVAAIYGQYPPLVNASRKPGEWQTYDIVFHAPRFDGSGALQSPARMTVLHNGILVQDNEELTGPTAHKARPPYKAHADRLPISLQDHSHPVRYRNIWIRELDGGR from the coding sequence ATGATGACCATTCTGGCTGCGACCGCGATTGGACTTCTCGCCGTAGCCGCGTCTGCCCAGACGAACCGACGGCTCGACGAGCTTCGCAAGTGGGCGGTCCACGACGAAACGCGCCCGATGCCCCCGGTGGTCGATCCGGGACCCGCCGGCGGCCCTGGCCCCGTGCCCGCGGACGCGATCGTCCTGTTCGACGGCCGCGACACCTCAGGGTGGACGACGGCGAACGGGACACCGGCCACCTGGCTCGTGCGCGACGGCTACATGGAGGTCGTCAAGAAGTCGGGGTCGATCCGCACGAAGCGTGGGTTCGGCGATTGCCAACTCCACGTGGAGTGGGCCGCTCCCGCGGCAGCAATCGGCACGGGGCAGGATCGGGGCAACAGCGGCGTATTCCTGATGGACACGTACGAGGTCCAGGTCCTCGACTCCTACGATAGTAAAACGTACGCGGACGGCATGGTGGCCGCCATCTACGGGCAATACCCACCGCTCGTCAATGCCAGCCGGAAGCCGGGCGAATGGCAGACCTACGACATCGTGTTTCACGCCCCGCGCTTCGACGGCAGCGGCGCGCTGCAATCGCCGGCTCGCATGACGGTCTTGCACAACGGCATCCTCGTCCAGGACAACGAAGAGCTGACCGGCCCGACGGCGCACAAGGCGCGTCCTCCCTACAAGGCGCACGCGGACAGACTGCCGATCTCGCTTCAGGACCACAGCCACCCCGTCCGCTACCGGAACATCTGGATACGGGAACTGGACGGAGGGCGGTAA
- a CDS encoding ThuA domain-containing protein yields the protein MKAHSVVRRSAIVVSLLAAGLLIMGAAAPAQNPLPKKKVLIVWGGWEGHEPKQCVDLFAPWLAEQGFDVEISHSLDSYSDAAKMKGLALIVQAVTMGQLAAEQQKGLLDAVRGGVGIAGWHGGLADSFRANPDYQFMIGGAWAAHPGGIVDFAVNVTKRQDPIVKGLADFRMHSEQYYMLVDPNVEVVATTTFGGKAAEAAPWITGAVMPVVWKKLYGQGRVFNTTLGHSAADFNVPEAREIVKRGLLWAARMPGAGDDPQPTNPYRLEVRK from the coding sequence ATGAAGGCACATTCCGTCGTGCGGCGTTCGGCGATCGTCGTGTCCCTGCTCGCCGCCGGCTTGCTCATAATGGGAGCCGCCGCACCTGCGCAGAATCCCCTGCCAAAGAAGAAGGTGCTCATCGTATGGGGCGGATGGGAGGGCCACGAACCAAAGCAGTGCGTGGACCTCTTCGCTCCCTGGCTGGCCGAACAGGGCTTCGACGTCGAGATCTCGCACTCGCTCGATTCGTACAGTGACGCGGCGAAGATGAAGGGCCTCGCACTCATCGTGCAGGCGGTCACGATGGGACAGCTCGCGGCTGAACAGCAGAAGGGCCTGCTCGATGCCGTCCGTGGCGGCGTCGGCATCGCCGGCTGGCACGGGGGACTGGCGGATTCCTTCCGCGCCAACCCCGACTACCAGTTCATGATCGGCGGCGCGTGGGCGGCTCATCCGGGCGGGATCGTCGACTTCGCCGTCAACGTGACGAAGCGCCAAGACCCCATCGTGAAAGGCCTGGCAGATTTCCGGATGCACTCCGAGCAGTACTACATGCTCGTCGATCCGAACGTGGAGGTTGTCGCGACGACCACGTTCGGCGGGAAAGCCGCGGAGGCCGCGCCGTGGATCACCGGCGCCGTGATGCCGGTCGTCTGGAAGAAGCTGTATGGCCAGGGCCGAGTCTTCAACACGACGCTCGGACATTCCGCAGCCGACTTCAACGTGCCCGAGGCACGCGAGATCGTCAAGCGCGGGCTGCTCTGGGCTGCGCGGATGCCGGGCGCCGGCGACGATCCGCAACCCACGAACCCGTATCGTCTCGAGGTCAGAAAGTGA